A single Montipora foliosa isolate CH-2021 chromosome 7, ASM3666993v2, whole genome shotgun sequence DNA region contains:
- the LOC138011224 gene encoding adenosine receptor A2b-like, whose product MASNISHEGSSCFHLPDPSFHLVSERYLVNLVTAIINIVSSPFGVVSNLLIMVSILSNSRLRTPSNLFISCLALSDVLVGLSVQPGYIAFRLMENQLRSVPCFVRVAYTNAFYICCGVSFMTLTSISYERFVAVRLYTRYNETFSSRRVLKYVSVIWVFNILLTCLQWAGSGISKISKGTHLLVWLCCLLASVIANIRIMLFLRRYRIQAISINVVSQSIQHKRAISRTKTICMIVGIYFLLNFPVLFVTIYHQILEQNIKSYNHYSWAETAAFLNSCTNPVICYWKNRRMRQSVKSILRKLSCC is encoded by the coding sequence ATGGCTAGCAATATCTCACATGAAGGCAGCTCTTGCTTTCATCTTCCTGATCCATCCTTTCATCTTGTTTCGGAACGTTATTTGGTGAACCTTGTAACAGCCATCATAAATATTGTTTCTTCGCCATTTGGTGTCGTTTCAAACCTTTTGATAATGGTTTCCATTTTAAGCAACTCGCGTCTTCGAACTCCATCAAATCTCTTCATATCTTGCCTTGCGCTCTCTGATGTATTAGTTGGTCTTTCAGTTCAGCCGGGATATATTGCCTTTAGACTCATGGAAAACCAGCTTCGTTCAGTTCCATGCTTTGTAAGAGTCGCGTACACTAATGCGTTCTACATTTGCTGTGGAGTGTCTTTCATGACCCTGACGTCCATTTCATACGAGCGATTTGTAGCCGTTCGGCTATACACAAGGTACAATGAGACTTTCTCGTCACGAAGAGTGCTGAAGTATGTGTCCGTCATCTGGGTCTTCAACATCCTCTTAACTTGCCTACAATGGGCAGGATCCGGAATTAGTAAAATATCGAAAGGGACACATTTGCTTGTGTGGCTTTGCTGCCTTCTGGCTTCTGTCATTGCAAACATAAGAATCATGTTATTTTTACGTCGGTACCGAATCCAGGCGATTTCTATCAACGTAGTTTCACAAAGCATCCAACACAAGAGAGCAATCAGTCGGACAAAAACCATTTGCATGATTGTTGGAATTTATTTCCTGTTAAACTTTCCAGTTTTGTTTGTTACAATTTATCACCAAATTTTAgaacaaaacatcaaaagttACAACCATTATAGCTGGGCAGAGACTGCTGCTTTTCTGAATTCATGTACAAATCCAGTTATTTGTTATTGGAAAAATCGTCGCATGCGTCAAAGTGTGAAGTCAATATTGAGGAAGTTGAGCTGTTGCTAA
- the LOC138011129 gene encoding adenosine receptor A2b-like, with amino-acid sequence MASNISHEGSSCFHLPDPSFHLVSERYLVNLVTAIINIVSSPFGVVSNLLIMVSILSNSRLRTPSNLFISCLALSDVLVGLSVQPGYIAYRLMENHLRSVPCFVRVTYANAFYTACGVSFMTLTSISYERFVAVRLHTRYNETFSSQRVLKYVSAIWVFNILLTCLQWAGISKISRGTHLLVWFCCLLASITANIRIMLFLRRYQNQMRSINVVSQSIQRRRAINRTKTICMIVGIYFLLNFPVLFVTIYHQILEQDIKSYNHYSWAETAAFLNSCTNPLLCYWKNRHLRQSVNSILRKLSCC; translated from the coding sequence ATGGCCAGCAATATCTCACATGAAGGCAGTTCTTGCTTTCATCTTCCTGATCCATCCTTTCATCTTGTTTCGGAACGTTATTTGGTGAACCTTGTAACAGCCATCATAAATATTGTTTCTTCGCCATTTGGTGTCGTTTCAAACCTTTTGATAATGGTTTCCATTTTAAGTAACTCGCGTCTTCGAACTCCATCAAATCTTTTCATATCTTGCCTTGCGCTCTCTGATGTATTAGTTGGTCTTTCAGTTCAGCCGGGTTATATTGCCTATAGACTCATGGAAAACCACCTTCGTTCAGTTCCATGCTTTGTAAGAGTCACTTACGCTAATGCGTTCTACACTGCCTGCGGAGTTTCCTTCATGACTCTGACATCCATTTCATACGAGCGATTTGTAGCCGTTCGGCTACATACAAGATACAATGAGACTTTTTCGTCACAAAGAGTGCTGAAGTATGTGTCCGCCATCTGGGTCTTCAATATCCTCTTAACTTGCCTACAATGGGCAGGAATTAGTAAAATATCAAGAGGGACACATTTGCTTGTGTGGTTTTGCTGCCTTCTGGCTTCCATCACTGCAAACATAAGAATCATGTTATTTTTACGTCGGTACCAAAACCAGATGAGGTCTATCAACGTAGTTTCACAAAGCATCCAACGCAGGAGAGCAATCAATCGGACAAAAACTATTTGCATGATTGTTGGAATTTATTTCCTGTTAAACTTTCCAGTTTTGTTTGTTACAATTTATCACCAGATTTTAGAACAAGACATCAAAAGTTACAACCATTATAGCTGGGCAGAGACTGCTGCTTTTCTGAATTCATGTACAAATCCACTTCTCTGTTATTGGAAGAACCGTCACTTGCGTCAAAGTGTGAATTCAATATTGAGGAAGTTGAGCTGTTGCTAA